In Massilia violaceinigra, one DNA window encodes the following:
- a CDS encoding XrtA system polysaccharide deacetylase, translating into MNDRLHPAAMPRALGQPIRNAMTIDVEDYFQVSAFAPIIARESWPARECRVEANIERILAILADGGVHATFFTLGWIAERYPDMVRRIVAGGHELASHGYGHLRASDQTRAEFADDVGRSKALLEDIGAQAVLGYRAPSFSIGTANLWALDVLHDAGYRYSSSIYPIQHDHYGMPDAPRFAFYPNGPDGLLEVPITTAMLGQRKLPAGGGGYFRLLPYSLSRWMMRRVNSDDGQPAIFYFHPWELDPGQPRPEGASLKTRFRHYVNLQRMEGRIKLLTRDFAWDRMDRIFLGTK; encoded by the coding sequence ATGAACGACCGCCTGCATCCAGCCGCCATGCCGCGCGCGCTCGGCCAACCGATCCGCAATGCGATGACGATCGACGTCGAGGATTACTTCCAGGTGTCGGCGTTCGCGCCCATCATCGCGCGCGAGTCCTGGCCAGCGCGCGAATGCCGGGTTGAAGCGAACATCGAACGCATCCTGGCGATCCTGGCCGACGGCGGCGTGCATGCCACCTTTTTCACGCTGGGCTGGATCGCCGAACGCTATCCCGACATGGTGCGCCGCATCGTCGCCGGCGGCCACGAACTGGCCAGCCACGGCTACGGCCACCTGCGCGCCTCCGACCAGACCCGCGCCGAATTCGCCGACGACGTCGGGCGCAGCAAGGCCCTGCTGGAAGACATTGGGGCCCAAGCAGTGCTCGGCTACCGCGCGCCGAGTTTTTCGATCGGCACCGCCAACCTGTGGGCGCTCGACGTGCTGCACGACGCCGGCTACCGCTACAGCTCCAGCATCTATCCGATCCAGCACGACCACTACGGCATGCCGGACGCGCCGCGCTTCGCGTTTTACCCGAACGGGCCCGATGGCTTGTTGGAGGTCCCAATCACCACCGCCATGCTGGGCCAGCGCAAGCTGCCGGCCGGCGGGGGCGGTTACTTTCGCCTGCTGCCTTACAGCCTGTCGCGCTGGATGATGCGGCGCGTGAACAGCGACGACGGCCAGCCGGCGATCTTTTACTTCCACCCGTGGGAGCTCGATCCCGGCCAGCCGCGTCCCGAAGGCGCCAGCCTGAAAACCCGTTTCCGCCATTACGTCAACCTGCAACGCATGGAAGGGCGCATCAAGCTGCTCACGCGCGATTTTGCCTGGGACCGCATGGACCGCATATTCTTAGGGACTAAATGA